A single window of Channa argus isolate prfri chromosome 10, Channa argus male v1.0, whole genome shotgun sequence DNA harbors:
- the LOC137134132 gene encoding uncharacterized protein, with protein MLIIFHLLLLIRVGRCTDKLNFETRIIGVGEDVNLTCTRHVSDYDAALFWIRLVSGASPDFLGGTYTFDYDGDNKTPRITTKQEPGTFVLHISEAQPSDTGVYYCMKVEQLDMTFLKEIFLTTKAPEPDITANTKDPPSGPVHPGASAALQCSVVFDSERKTCSEKHSVYWFRAGSDKNPPSVIYPPGNNSVQCKKSPEAHSLQKCFYSFSKNISASDAGTYYCAVATCGQILFGNGTKLDIQELHSWDLQKASTVLLCATLAISVSVNAFLIFTIKKKNNDTGKDAPATSSRQKSPQQDEDSLIYSTASFTREKADLGAIGNAKRKETVYTGVRTLEID; from the exons atgttgatCATATTTCATTTACTGCTGTTGATCAGAGTTGGAC gatgCACAGATAAACTCAACTTTGAGACAAGAATTATTGGTGTAGGAGAGGATGTGAATTTGACGTGTACTCGCCACGTATCTGATTATGATGCAGCATTATTTTGGATCAGACTTGTTTCTGGAGCCAGTCCTGATTTCCTTGGAGGAACATATACCTTTGATTATGACGGTGATAATAAGACTCCTCGCATCACAACAAAACAAGAGCCTGGAACCTTTGTCCTGCATATTAGTGAAGCACAGCCAAGTGATACTGGAGTTTACTACTGTATGAAAGTAGAGCAGCTGGACATGACttttttgaaagaaatatttctaacaactaaag CACCAGAACCTGATATTACTGCCAACACTAAAGATCCTCCATCTGGTCCAGTCCATCCAGGAGCCTCAGCAGCTCTGCAGTGTTCGGTCGTCTTTGactctgaaagaaaaacatgttcagAAAAGCACAGTGTTTACTGGTTTAGAGCTGGATCAGATAAAAATCCTCCCAGTGTCATTTATCCCCCTGGAAACAACAGTGTTCAATGTAAAAAGAGTCCTGAGGCTCATTCTCTACAGAAATGTTTCTACAGCTTCTCAAAGAACATCAGCGCCTCTGATGCTGGGACTTATTACTGTGCTGTGGCCACATGTGGACagattttatttggaaatggaaCAAAACTGGACATTCAAG AACTCCACAGCTGGGATTTGCAAAAAGCCAGCACAGTCCTGTTGTGTGCTACTTTGGCAATAAGTGTTAGTGTTAATGCCTTTCTAATTTTTACCATCAAGAAGAAGAATAATGATACCGGAAAAG ATGCTCCAGCCACCAGTAGCAGACAGAAAAGTCCACAG CAAGACGAGGACTCACTGATTTATTCTACAGCTTCCTTTACCCGGGAGAAAGCTGACCTCGGGGCAATAGggaatgcaaaaagaaaagagacagtcTACACTGGCGTCAGAACTTTGGAAATAGATTAA
- the LOC137134131 gene encoding uncharacterized protein, translating to MLPAFYFLLMLNVGHSTEDQTFVTKTVVVGQNVKLECPRNRSISVKHYFYWIRLVSGGFPDFLGGTFDFDYDGVIKTPRITAKQEDGTFVLHISEAKLSDTGIYYCMKVKQLDMTFLKGVFLRIKGQEPDVTAIIQEPLSDPVHAGDSVTLQCSVLSESEGKMCPGRHSVYWFRAGSEKSQPSVIYTHGNRSDQCESGSDAGSPQKCFYNFSKNISFSDAGTYYCAVATCGQILFGNGTKVDIEALQTWDLQMANTVLFVLCGTLAISVIVIAFLIYTIKKKTFDSCKDIATVSGNQRSQQRHENPLVYSAPTFNRRKAAKAERRNEKTAEGETVYTDVSMSEKK from the exons ATGCTGCCAGcgttttattttctattgatGCTCAATGTGGGGC ACAGCACAGAAGATCAGACATTTGTGACAAAAACTGTTGTCGTTGGACAAAATGTGAAACTCGAGTGTCCCCGTAACAGATCCATCAGTGTAAAGCACTACTTTTACTGGATCAGACTTGTTTCTGGAGGCTTTCCTGATTTTCTGGGAGGAACATTTGACTTTGATTATGATGGTGTTATTAAGACTCCTCGCATTACAGCAAAGCAAGAGGATGGAACCTTTGTCCTGCATATTAGTGAAGCAAAGCTAAGTGATACTGGAATTTACTACTGTATGAAAGTAAAACAACTGGACATGACGTTTTTGAAAGGAGTATTTCTAAGAATCAAAG gaCAAGAACCCGATGTCACTGCCATCATTCAAGAGCCTCTGTCTGATCCAGTCCATGCAGGAGACTCGGTCACTCTGCAGTGTTCAGTCCTCTCTGAATCTGAGGGGAAAATGTGTCCAGGACGTCACAGTGTGTACTGGTTCAGAGCTGGATCAGAGAAATCTCAACCCAGTGTCATTTATACTCATGGAAACAGAAGTGACCAATGTGAAAGTGGTTCTGATGCTGGTTCCCCACAgaaatgtttctacaacttcTCTAAGAACATCAGCTTCTCTGATGCTGGGACTTATTACTGTGCTGTGGCCACATGTGGACAGATCTTATTTGGAAATGGAACAAAAGTGGACATTGAAG CACTCCAAACCTGGGATTTGCAGATGGCCAATACAGTTCTGTTTGTGTTATGTGGGACTTTGGCAATAAGTGTGATTGTTATTGCCTTCCTGATTTATACCATCAAGAAGAAAACTTTTGATAGCTGCAAAG ATATAGCAACAGTCAGTGGAAATCAGAGAAGTCAGCAG AGACATGAAAACCCACTGGTTTATTCTGCACCAACGTTTAATAGGAGGAAAGCTGCCAAAGCTgagagaagaaatgaaaaaacagctGAGGGAGAGACAGTCTACACTGACGTCAGTATGTCTGAGAAAAAATAA